TAGGAGGACCGAAAGCGATAGAGGTTGTTCGAGtgcgagaaggaagagcgtCTGTTCgcaggagatgaggaggaggtgggcCAAGAGAGGGTGAAGGGTCAAACATGGTTGGTGgtgggatggagagaaaatggaggttgggagaggtggtggagagacAGAGGAGGTCGTGTGTGGGAGCTACGGCAAGAGACCATATAGGGGCCGAGGGGATAGGGTAGGTTTCGAGGATTTTGCCTGTGGATAAGCATCTTTCGACGAGATCTCCAGAGTCCGAGCTGGATGTGAACAATCGAAGGTCGTTCAAACTAGGTGTGGAGCAGTTGAGAGGGTCACGGATGACTAGCGCAAGTTGCGCGATGGTAGGATGGGTAAGAGTTGGTGGCAGTGTCTGCGAACGGGTTAGCTACTAGCGTACTTGAATGTACTAGACCCACCTTGTAGAGGACCCAGTTTCCATACGAGTCTGTTTGCTTGTCGGAGACATGTTTCCATATTTCGACATGGCCGTTTTCCCTTGCGATGATACAGTCTCCTGGGTGTGCTGGTCGGGTTTGAGAGggggttgaagaaggcgcgGGAAGCGGGAGGGGAGTGTATTGTATGGCGGTGATGGGGGAGGGTGTGTGGTCGTAGAAGCGTATGCGGTGGAGCGGAATTGTCATTTTGTGGATGTCCTTGTACAGGCAAAAGTGTCGAGAAGCCAAAATATCAATTCAAAATTATGCCCATCATCTACTGATTACGTATTGACATGTGATAAGGGGCGGGGATGTCCGCCGGCGGAGGGGGGAGCGTCGgacattattattatcgTCGCCAGTCGAAATCACTCGTCTCTGTGACACAAAATGCCGTCCCCCCCCTCCAcgctcatcctcatcctcgacaCCCACCCCCTCTCATGGCATCTCCTCTCACATCTCCCCCCAGCTCCCCCCGTCCCTGACAACAAGGTCCTCGACACGGCCAAATCATCCCCCACATCTCTCCACCAgttcatcaccatcctcatcgtctttctcAACGCCCATCTCGCAAGCAAATGGGGCAATGAAGTCGTCGTCTATACGGCGTCCGCTGGAAAAGCAACATTAATTTACCCCCCTTCAAATGACAGGTTACGGCaaaggggagaaggaggaaagcCGAATGCGAATGTGTACAGACCGTTCCAGGTTTTGGACGAgaggattgaagaaggactGAAAGAGGTTGTGAGAGAAGAACAACAGAAATTGGATACCGAGGGTCCCGGGTTTATAAACGAACCTCCCGCCATGGTCTCGGCGCTTACAAAAGCTCTATGCTGCAAGTCTTCTCCCAAGCTCGTTGTCGTATTGTTTGCTGATACCATTGTGACATCCATAGTCATCAATCGGCGGATATTATCTCCGGCGCATAATGACCCTACAGCCCTCCCACCCTCTTCAGATCCAAATAACAACACCGCGGATACTTCTGGCGGCCTTTTACCAAGTAAAGAAGTGCGAATATTCGTTATAAGCGCTACTCCTGGAGCTGTCGTGGGAAGTCGAGCGAATGCTGATGGTGgtcaaggaggaggcgggaTTGGAGCTGAGTtcggggatgaagatggagcgGAAAAAGATAACGGGGATgcaaatgaagaagagcgaagaaATCAGAGACGGCAACAACGCATGCGTGGTGGTTACGTCGGACTAATGAACTGCGTCTTTGCCGCTCAAAAAGCTGCAAGTTGTCCTTTTTTCTGTCTATCTTGCCGCGTTTATCTGACATTCAATCCTGCAGAAAGTCCCGATAGAtattctctcccttcctccatctacGATCgattcttcccctcccgTCTTCTTACAACAAGCCGCCCATCTGACAGACGGAGTGTACTGGCaatggaatggaagagggggTTTGCTCCAGTATCTTCATGTACGTTCCTTTtccgcttcatcatctcattcATCTATCTGCATTGAAGATTTGCAAGGCAAAAACCAACAGGACAGCTGATGTGTCATTTGCGATGAATAGAGTATATATCTCACACCGCCTTCTCTTCGACATCATCCGTTCGTCACACCGCCACAGGATGCTGTCAACTTTCGTGCAGTGTGTTTCTGTCATCATAGGACACTGGACGTAGGGTTCGTATGTAGTGTCTGTCTTTCCAGTACGTCTCccccctctttcctcctcccctgcTCCCCTTGcactttctcttcccgtCTCGCGCCaagtgaaaaaaaaaagaaattaACCCCAGCCCTTAACTTGTGTAGTCTTTTGCGAACCAAAACCCATCTGCGCAATGTGTAAAACACGGTTCCCTATCAAATCTATTCCCACACTCCGGACATTGGCCG
This genomic window from Cryptococcus deuterogattii R265 chromosome 12, complete sequence contains:
- a CDS encoding transcription initiation factor TFIIH subunit 3, yielding MPSPPSTLILILDTHPLSWHLLSHLPPAPPVPDNKVLDTAKSSPTSLHQFITILIVFLNAHLASKWGNEVVVYTASAGKATLIYPPSNDRLRQRGEGGKPNANVYRPFQVLDERIEEGLKEVVREEQQKLDTEGPGFINEPPAMVSALTKALCCKSSPKLVVVLFADTIVTSIVINRRILSPAHNDPTALPPSSDPNNNTADTSGGLLPSKEVRIFVISATPGAVVGSRANADGGQGGGGIGAEFGDEDGAEKDNGDANEEERRNQRRQQRMRGGYVGLMNCVFAAQKAASCPFFCLSCRVYLTFNPAESPDRYSLPSSIYDRFFPSRLLTTSRPSDRRSVLAMEWKRGFAPVSSFFCEPKPICAMCKTRFPIKSIPTLRTLAGLNTRIQVPDTVVKPPAPKSSTNTTGGKAGVIGGKGDNRGEPIVID